The following are from one region of the Vulpes vulpes isolate BD-2025 chromosome 14, VulVul3, whole genome shotgun sequence genome:
- the ZNF710 gene encoding zinc finger protein 710 isoform X1 — protein MRDALLAGRHGMEGFMDSGTQTDAVVVLSLAQAAVLGLVSENELFGATISAEAFYPDLGPELSATAIGEPGPPGPDVYQLACNGRALEEPAEEEVLEVEAAFEKHTRRKTRPPVRLVPKVKFEKVEEEEEQEVYEVSVPGDDKDAGPAEAPAEVVGGGCEALVQSSAVKMIDLSAFSRKPRTLRHLPRAPRPELDTAPYDPHFPDPARDGFPEPGVALPGPEALPPECGFEPPHLAPLSDPEAPTMESPEPVKPEQGFVWQEAGEFEADSAGSTVERHKKAQLDRLDINVQIDDSYLVEAGDRQKRWQCRMCEKSYTSKYNLVTHILGHNGIKPHSCPHCSKLFKQPSHLQTHLLTHQGTRPHKCQVCQKAFTQTSHLKRHMLLHSEVKPYSCHFCGRGFAYPSELKAHEVKHESGRCHVCVECGLDFSTLTQLKRHLASHQGPTLYQCLECDKSFHYRSQLQNHMLKHQNVRPFVCTECGMEFSQIHHLKQHSLTHKGVKEFKCEVCGREFTLQANMKRHMLIHTSVRPYQCHICFKTFVQKQTLKTHMIVHSPVKPFKCKVCGKSFNRMYNLLGHMHLHAGSKPFKCPYCSSKFNLKGNLSRHMKVKHGVMDIGLDSQDPMMELTGTDPSELDSQQEIEDFENAYAYAGVDSSAEASVLTEQAMKEMAYYNVL, from the exons CGATGCCCTCCTAGCCGGCCGCCACGGGATGGAGGGCTTCATGGACTCAGGGACACAGACGGATGCCGTGGTGGTGCTGTCCTTGGCTCAGGCCGCCGTGCTGGGCCTGGTCTCGGAAAATGAGCTCTTTGGAGCCACCATAAGCGCCGAAGCCTTCTACCCGGACCTGGGGCCCGAGCTGTCGGCGACGGCCATCGGGGAGCCCGGGCCTCCGGGACCTGACGTCTACCAGCTGGCCTGCAACGGGAGGGCCCTGGAGGAGCCAGCAGAAGAGGAGGTGCTGGAGGTAGAGGCAGCCTTCGAGAAGCACACCCGGCGGAAGACGCGGCCACCTGTGCGGCTGGTGCCCAAGGTCAAGTTTGagaaggtggaagaggaggaagagcaagagGTCTACGAGGTGTCCGTGCCCGGGGACGACAAGGATGCAGGCCCCGCAGAGGCCCCCGCCGAGGTGGTCGGTGGCGGCTGCGAGGCCCTGGTGCAGAGCAGCGCTGTCAAGATGATCGACCTCAGCGCCTTCAGCCGCAAGCCCCGGACACTGCGGCACCTGCCCCGAGCCCCGAGGCCGGAGCTGGACACGGCCCCCTATGACCCCCACTTCCCTGACCCGGCCCGGGATGGCTTCCCCGAGCCCGGCGTGGCGCTGCCCGGGCCGGAGGCCTTGCCCCCCGAGTGTGGCTTTGAGCCGCCCCACCTGGCCCCCCTGAGTGATCCCGAGGCCCCCACCATGGAGTCCCCAGAGCCGGTGAAGCCAGAGCAGGGCTTCGtgtggcaggaggcaggagagtTCGAGGCCGACTCGGCGGGCTCAACGGTGGAGCGCCACAAGAAGGCTCAGCTGGACCGGCTGGACATCAACGTGCAGATCGACGACTCGTACCTGGTGGAGGCGGGTGACCGCCAGAAGCGCTGGCAGTGCCGCATGTGTGAGAAGTCTTACACGTCCAAGTACAACCTGGTGACGCACATCCTCGGTCACAACGGCATCAAGCCGCACTCGTGCCCGCACTGCAGCAAGCTCTTCAAGCAGCCCAGCCACCTGCAGACACACCTGCTGACGCATCAGGGCACCCGGCCCCACAAGTGCCAGGTGTGCCAGAAGGCCTTCACGCAGACCAGCCACCTCAAGCGCCACATGCTGCTGCACTCTGAGGTCAAGCCCTACAGCTGCCACTTCTGCGGCCGCGGCTTCGCCTATCCCAGCGAGCTCAAGGCCCACGAAGTGAAGCACGAGAGCGGCCGCTGCCATGTCTGTGTCGAGTGTGGCCTGGACTTCTCCACCCTGACCCAGCTCAAGCGCCACCTGGCCTCTCACCAGGGCCCCACCCTCTACCAGTGCCTCGAGTGCGACAAGTCCTTCCACTACCGCAGCCAGCTGCAGAACCACATGCTCAAGCACCAGAACGTGCGCCCCTTCGTGTGCACGGAGTGTGGCATGGAGTTCAGTCAGATCCACCACCTCAAGCAGCACTCCCTCACCCACAAG gGCGTGAAGGAGTTCAAGTGCGAGGTGTGCGGTCGGGAGTTCACCCTGCAGGCAAACATGAAGCGGCACATGCTGATCCATACCAGCGTCCGGCCCTACCAGTGCCACATCTGCTTCAAGACCTTCGTCCAGAAGCAAACCCTCAAGACCCACATGATTGTACactcacctgtgaagccattcAAATGCAAG GTGTGTGGGAAGTCCTTCAACCGCATGTACAACCTGCTGGGTCACATGCATCTGCACGCGGGCAGCAAGCCCTTCAAGTGCCCCTACTGCTCCAGCAAGTTCAACCTCAAAGGCAACCTGAGCCGACACATGAAGGTCAAACATGGTGTCATGGACATCGGCCTGGACAGCCAAG ACCCCATGATGGAGCTGACGGGCACGGACCCCTCCGAGCTTGACAGCCAGCAGGAGATAGAGGACTTCGAGAACGCCTATGCCTACGCCGGTGTGGACAGCAGCGCTGAGGCCAGCGTCCTCACCGAACAGGCCATGAAAGAGATGGCCTACTACAACGTGCTATAG
- the ZNF710 gene encoding zinc finger protein 710 isoform X2: MEGFMDSGTQTDAVVVLSLAQAAVLGLVSENELFGATISAEAFYPDLGPELSATAIGEPGPPGPDVYQLACNGRALEEPAEEEVLEVEAAFEKHTRRKTRPPVRLVPKVKFEKVEEEEEQEVYEVSVPGDDKDAGPAEAPAEVVGGGCEALVQSSAVKMIDLSAFSRKPRTLRHLPRAPRPELDTAPYDPHFPDPARDGFPEPGVALPGPEALPPECGFEPPHLAPLSDPEAPTMESPEPVKPEQGFVWQEAGEFEADSAGSTVERHKKAQLDRLDINVQIDDSYLVEAGDRQKRWQCRMCEKSYTSKYNLVTHILGHNGIKPHSCPHCSKLFKQPSHLQTHLLTHQGTRPHKCQVCQKAFTQTSHLKRHMLLHSEVKPYSCHFCGRGFAYPSELKAHEVKHESGRCHVCVECGLDFSTLTQLKRHLASHQGPTLYQCLECDKSFHYRSQLQNHMLKHQNVRPFVCTECGMEFSQIHHLKQHSLTHKGVKEFKCEVCGREFTLQANMKRHMLIHTSVRPYQCHICFKTFVQKQTLKTHMIVHSPVKPFKCKVCGKSFNRMYNLLGHMHLHAGSKPFKCPYCSSKFNLKGNLSRHMKVKHGVMDIGLDSQDPMMELTGTDPSELDSQQEIEDFENAYAYAGVDSSAEASVLTEQAMKEMAYYNVL; the protein is encoded by the exons ATGGAGGGCTTCATGGACTCAGGGACACAGACGGATGCCGTGGTGGTGCTGTCCTTGGCTCAGGCCGCCGTGCTGGGCCTGGTCTCGGAAAATGAGCTCTTTGGAGCCACCATAAGCGCCGAAGCCTTCTACCCGGACCTGGGGCCCGAGCTGTCGGCGACGGCCATCGGGGAGCCCGGGCCTCCGGGACCTGACGTCTACCAGCTGGCCTGCAACGGGAGGGCCCTGGAGGAGCCAGCAGAAGAGGAGGTGCTGGAGGTAGAGGCAGCCTTCGAGAAGCACACCCGGCGGAAGACGCGGCCACCTGTGCGGCTGGTGCCCAAGGTCAAGTTTGagaaggtggaagaggaggaagagcaagagGTCTACGAGGTGTCCGTGCCCGGGGACGACAAGGATGCAGGCCCCGCAGAGGCCCCCGCCGAGGTGGTCGGTGGCGGCTGCGAGGCCCTGGTGCAGAGCAGCGCTGTCAAGATGATCGACCTCAGCGCCTTCAGCCGCAAGCCCCGGACACTGCGGCACCTGCCCCGAGCCCCGAGGCCGGAGCTGGACACGGCCCCCTATGACCCCCACTTCCCTGACCCGGCCCGGGATGGCTTCCCCGAGCCCGGCGTGGCGCTGCCCGGGCCGGAGGCCTTGCCCCCCGAGTGTGGCTTTGAGCCGCCCCACCTGGCCCCCCTGAGTGATCCCGAGGCCCCCACCATGGAGTCCCCAGAGCCGGTGAAGCCAGAGCAGGGCTTCGtgtggcaggaggcaggagagtTCGAGGCCGACTCGGCGGGCTCAACGGTGGAGCGCCACAAGAAGGCTCAGCTGGACCGGCTGGACATCAACGTGCAGATCGACGACTCGTACCTGGTGGAGGCGGGTGACCGCCAGAAGCGCTGGCAGTGCCGCATGTGTGAGAAGTCTTACACGTCCAAGTACAACCTGGTGACGCACATCCTCGGTCACAACGGCATCAAGCCGCACTCGTGCCCGCACTGCAGCAAGCTCTTCAAGCAGCCCAGCCACCTGCAGACACACCTGCTGACGCATCAGGGCACCCGGCCCCACAAGTGCCAGGTGTGCCAGAAGGCCTTCACGCAGACCAGCCACCTCAAGCGCCACATGCTGCTGCACTCTGAGGTCAAGCCCTACAGCTGCCACTTCTGCGGCCGCGGCTTCGCCTATCCCAGCGAGCTCAAGGCCCACGAAGTGAAGCACGAGAGCGGCCGCTGCCATGTCTGTGTCGAGTGTGGCCTGGACTTCTCCACCCTGACCCAGCTCAAGCGCCACCTGGCCTCTCACCAGGGCCCCACCCTCTACCAGTGCCTCGAGTGCGACAAGTCCTTCCACTACCGCAGCCAGCTGCAGAACCACATGCTCAAGCACCAGAACGTGCGCCCCTTCGTGTGCACGGAGTGTGGCATGGAGTTCAGTCAGATCCACCACCTCAAGCAGCACTCCCTCACCCACAAG gGCGTGAAGGAGTTCAAGTGCGAGGTGTGCGGTCGGGAGTTCACCCTGCAGGCAAACATGAAGCGGCACATGCTGATCCATACCAGCGTCCGGCCCTACCAGTGCCACATCTGCTTCAAGACCTTCGTCCAGAAGCAAACCCTCAAGACCCACATGATTGTACactcacctgtgaagccattcAAATGCAAG GTGTGTGGGAAGTCCTTCAACCGCATGTACAACCTGCTGGGTCACATGCATCTGCACGCGGGCAGCAAGCCCTTCAAGTGCCCCTACTGCTCCAGCAAGTTCAACCTCAAAGGCAACCTGAGCCGACACATGAAGGTCAAACATGGTGTCATGGACATCGGCCTGGACAGCCAAG ACCCCATGATGGAGCTGACGGGCACGGACCCCTCCGAGCTTGACAGCCAGCAGGAGATAGAGGACTTCGAGAACGCCTATGCCTACGCCGGTGTGGACAGCAGCGCTGAGGCCAGCGTCCTCACCGAACAGGCCATGAAAGAGATGGCCTACTACAACGTGCTATAG